The DNA sequence AGCGCCTGGTCGCCGAGCAGGCCGCGCAGGTGCTGGAAACGCAGGTAGATCAGGTAGGTGTTGAGCGCATCGGTCTCGCAGTAATTGCGGATGTCCGCGATCCGACCGGCGAGAAAGCTCTCCCAGACCCGGCTGCCATCCATGCCCAGCTTGCCGGGCAGCCCCAGCAGCTGCGCGATCTCGTCCAGCGGCGCGAAGGCGCGGGCCTGGTAGGCCGCCAGCACGTCCATGACGTCGGTGTGGCGCTCGTGGTAACGGCCCAGGTAGTTGTTCCACTTGGCCTCGCGGTCATGCCGGCCGGTGTCCCAGTAGGCCGGAGCGGACACACCCTGGATCAGCGCGCGGTAATGCAGCACCGGCAGGTCGAAGCCCGAGCCGTTCCAGGACACCAGCGTCGGCCGGTAGCGCTCGATGCCCTCGAAGAAGCGCGTGATCAGCTCCTTCTCGTCGGACTCCGGCTTGCCCAGCGACCACACGCGCAGGCCCTCGGACGAGCGCAGCACGCAGGCAATGGCCGCCACACGTTGCAGGTGATGCGGCAAGAAATCGCTGCCGCGAGCCTGCAGCCTCAGCTGCTGCATGGCGGCAGCGACCTCGGCGTCGCTCAGGCCCTCTAGCCCGTACAGGCGCCGGCCACCCTCGATGTCCGGGAGGGTCTCGATATCGAAGGCCAGCGTGGTGTCGAGGCTCAAGCGGGAAAAACGCCGGTGGAGAGGTAGCGGTCGCCGCGGTCGCAGATGATGGTGACGATGACGGCGTCTTCCACCTCTTTGGACAGCTGCAGTGCCGCCCAGGTCGCGCCGCCCGAGGACGGGCCGCAGAACAAACCCTCGACGCGCGCCAGTTCGCGCATGGTGTCCTCGGCGTCGCGGGCGCTGACCTCGATCACCCGGTCCACCCGCGGCGGCTCGAAGATCTTCG is a window from the Nevskiales bacterium genome containing:
- a CDS encoding 3'-5' exonuclease codes for the protein MSLDTTLAFDIETLPDIEGGRRLYGLEGLSDAEVAAAMQQLRLQARGSDFLPHHLQRVAAIACVLRSSEGLRVWSLGKPESDEKELITRFFEGIERYRPTLVSWNGSGFDLPVLHYRALIQGVSAPAYWDTGRHDREAKWNNYLGRYHERHTDVMDVLAAYQARAFAPLDEIAQLLGLPGKLGMDGSRVWESFLAGRIADIRNYCETDALNTYLIYLRFQHLRGLLGDQALAEEQALVRKTLKAAGQPHLQAFLDAWPTH